A region of Malaciobacter marinus DNA encodes the following proteins:
- a CDS encoding SDR family NAD(P)-dependent oxidoreductase, which yields MNLNNKTILITGANGGLGSVFVKKAIALGAKTIYCAARDIKTLEEIQKLSSNIKTVKLDITNKEDVISFANSIDSLDIIINNAGVNSAKRVFEDSTIDFDVNVHGTLNVCKILSNKLNKQGAIINITSVLALANLPIMGLYCSSKAALHSLTQALRAELLKDEIDVYEVLPGPIDTNMTKGQDMPKATPESIVSNVFEAFFNKEFEIFPDDFSKQIKQGLEANQSQVLKEFAMSVAN from the coding sequence ATGAATTTAAATAATAAAACAATTCTTATCACAGGTGCAAATGGCGGACTTGGTTCAGTATTTGTAAAAAAAGCAATTGCTTTAGGTGCTAAAACTATTTATTGTGCTGCAAGAGATATAAAAACTTTAGAAGAGATTCAAAAATTATCATCAAATATAAAAACTGTAAAGTTAGATATTACAAATAAAGAAGATGTTATTTCTTTTGCAAATAGTATTGACTCTCTTGATATTATTATAAATAATGCTGGTGTAAATAGTGCAAAAAGAGTATTTGAAGATAGTACGATAGACTTTGATGTAAATGTTCATGGTACTTTAAATGTATGCAAAATTTTAAGCAATAAGTTAAATAAACAAGGTGCAATTATAAATATCACTTCAGTTTTAGCTTTAGCAAATCTTCCAATAATGGGACTTTATTGTTCATCAAAGGCTGCACTACACTCACTAACACAAGCTTTAAGAGCAGAATTACTAAAAGATGAAATAGATGTTTATGAAGTTCTTCCAGGTCCTATTGATACAAATATGACAAAAGGTCAAGATATGCCAAAAGCAACACCTGAATCAATTGTTTCTAATGTTTTTGAAGCTTTTTTTAATAAAGAGTTTGAAATTTTTCCAGATGATTTTTCAAAACAAATAAAACAAGGGTTAGAAGCAAATCAATCACAAGTTTTAAAAGAATTTGCTATGTCAGTTGCAAACTAG
- the opp1C gene encoding nickel/cobalt ABC transporter permease produces MRKDFLIKIVNNKLALASLIFITLLILTGLFAPLVSPNDPYLVNLENKLLSFSLKYPLGTDHLGRCVASRLIYGIRTTLFYSLFAMFITVFFGLVLGLLASFFKLLRVVILRFCDIMLSFPSELMMLAIIGFLGTGIENIIIAAIISKVAWYTRMIYSFTLNHVNTNYIHFSKIIGIPSRTIIKKHLFPLILSDIIMLATLNVGSIILSISALSFLGLGVQAPTCEWGIMLNEAKELMSINPYMMLPPGLMILFVVLSFNILADSIRDILDPTYNLKIKDNS; encoded by the coding sequence ATGAGAAAAGATTTTTTAATAAAAATAGTCAATAATAAACTAGCATTAGCAAGCTTGATATTTATAACACTTCTAATATTAACTGGACTTTTTGCTCCTTTAGTATCTCCAAATGACCCTTACTTAGTCAATCTTGAAAATAAACTATTGTCATTTAGTTTAAAATATCCTTTAGGTACTGACCACTTGGGTAGATGTGTTGCTTCAAGATTGATTTATGGTATTAGAACTACTTTGTTTTACTCTTTGTTTGCTATGTTTATAACAGTATTCTTTGGCTTAGTTCTTGGATTGCTTGCAAGCTTTTTTAAACTCTTAAGAGTTGTGATTTTAAGATTTTGTGATATTATGCTATCTTTTCCAAGTGAACTTATGATGTTAGCAATTATAGGCTTTTTAGGTACAGGAATTGAAAATATTATAATTGCAGCAATAATATCAAAAGTTGCATGGTACACAAGAATGATTTACTCTTTTACTTTAAACCATGTAAATACTAACTATATACATTTTTCAAAAATAATTGGCATACCATCAAGAACAATCATAAAAAAACATCTTTTTCCTCTAATATTAAGTGATATAATCATGCTAGCCACATTAAATGTAGGAAGTATCATATTAAGTATTTCAGCTCTTTCATTTTTAGGTCTTGGAGTACAAGCACCAACTTGCGAATGGGGAATAATGCTAAATGAAGCTAAAGAGTTAATGAGTATAAATCCATATATGATGCTACCTCCTGGCTTGATGATACTTTTTGTAGTTTTATCTTTTAATATATTAGCAGATAGCATAAGAGATATTCTTGACCCAACATATAATCTAAAAATAAAAGACAACTCATGA
- a CDS encoding peroxiredoxin, giving the protein MSSSLVLRKAPDFKMEAYDAKTGHYTEVNSEDYKGKWHVVCFYPADFTFVCPTEIAAMNAKYDEFQELGVEILAVSTDTKFSHKRFVETEPILKGLKLTIGADPTGEVSRDFGVMIEEQGVALRGRFLINPEGTVVAQEVQAPMVGRNVHEFLRQVRAWQHAEKTGEVCPAGWTPGKKTLPVNTDTEQMTGRVGDYITIEEIMS; this is encoded by the coding sequence ATGAGTTCAAGTTTAGTACTAAGAAAAGCTCCTGATTTTAAGATGGAAGCATATGATGCAAAGACAGGTCACTATACAGAAGTAAATAGTGAAGATTATAAAGGTAAATGGCATGTAGTTTGCTTTTATCCAGCTGACTTTACATTTGTTTGTCCTACTGAAATTGCAGCAATGAATGCAAAATATGATGAATTTCAAGAATTAGGTGTAGAAATACTTGCAGTATCAACTGATACAAAGTTTTCACATAAAAGATTTGTAGAAACTGAACCTATTTTAAAAGGTTTAAAACTTACAATAGGTGCCGACCCAACTGGTGAAGTTAGTAGAGATTTTGGTGTGATGATTGAAGAGCAAGGAGTTGCTTTAAGAGGAAGATTCTTAATCAATCCAGAAGGTACAGTTGTAGCACAAGAAGTACAAGCACCTATGGTAGGAAGAAATGTGCATGAATTTTTAAGACAAGTAAGAGCTTGGCAACATGCAGAAAAAACTGGTGAAGTTTGCCCAGCAGGATGGACTCCAGGTAAAAAAACACTTCCAGTAAATACTGATACAGAACAAATGACAGGAAGAGTTGGGGATTATATTACTATTGAAGAAATAATGTCTTAA
- the opp1B gene encoding nickel/cobalt ABC transporter permease has product MIRYIIKRVLLIVPLLLGVSIVCFILVNLNPSSPAEVTLRINNITVTPQAIEETKKELGLDKPLVQQYIQWIKNLLNADLGTSYETKQPVFDELIQALPVTIYLSFSAILLIAIFGFTIGVLCAVYENSYFDKLARVFIFTSAAMPSFWLALLLIWLFSLKFNIFPSSGLDGIKSIVLPAITLAVAYISTFVRIIRNSLIQIKSSLFITYAKARGLNKFEILKHKIKNIINPFIVALAMSIPKLFAGTVIIENIFGLPGLGRLCVHAIFARDYPIIQSYILFIAILFIIFNLIADIWLQVRDPRLRV; this is encoded by the coding sequence ATGATAAGATATATAATAAAAAGAGTATTACTTATAGTTCCCCTTTTATTAGGGGTTTCTATAGTATGCTTTATTTTAGTAAATCTAAATCCTAGTAGCCCAGCTGAAGTTACACTAAGAATAAACAACATTACAGTTACTCCACAAGCAATAGAAGAGACAAAAAAAGAGTTAGGTTTAGATAAGCCATTAGTACAACAATATATTCAATGGATAAAAAATTTGCTAAACGCAGATTTAGGAACTAGCTATGAAACAAAACAACCTGTATTTGATGAACTTATTCAAGCACTACCTGTAACAATATATCTATCTTTTAGTGCTATTTTGTTAATAGCAATTTTTGGTTTTACAATTGGTGTATTGTGTGCAGTTTATGAAAATAGTTATTTTGATAAACTAGCTAGAGTATTTATCTTTACATCAGCTGCCATGCCTAGCTTTTGGTTAGCTTTATTACTAATTTGGCTTTTTTCTTTAAAGTTTAATATTTTTCCATCAAGTGGATTAGATGGTATAAAAAGTATTGTTTTACCAGCTATTACGTTAGCAGTAGCATATATCTCTACTTTTGTAAGAATTATTAGAAACTCTTTAATACAAATAAAAAGCTCTTTGTTTATTACTTATGCTAAAGCAAGAGGACTTAATAAGTTTGAAATATTAAAACATAAGATAAAAAATATTATCAATCCATTTATTGTTGCACTAGCTATGTCTATTCCTAAACTATTTGCAGGTACTGTAATTATAGAAAATATCTTTGGTTTACCAGGACTTGGAAGACTTTGTGTACATGCAATTTTTGCAAGGGATTATCCAATAATACAATCTTATATTCTTTTTATTGCGATTTTATTTATCATATTTAATCTAATAGCTGATATTTGGTTACAAGTAAGAGATCCAAGATTAAGAGTTTGA
- a CDS encoding ABC transporter ATP-binding protein gives MRYLKIENLSIKDNKTKEILLDDISIDIEKNTILGVVGESGSGKSLLCKTILGLTSSNLNIKGKITLNNKDILNNSKIIKDNFCVILQEAINAFNPLYPIKYQMLESIKTKQSKKEKLKICIKYLRKVGLKRCSKILKSYPHELSGGQLQRVMIAIALTQNRKIIIADEPTSSLDSINQKEIINILKNLKDKTIIIVSHDLALISHIAKDIIVLKDSKVVEKADTKTIFTNTKDEYTKFLISTQENLSKEFISCLK, from the coding sequence ATGAGATATTTAAAAATTGAGAATCTAAGCATAAAAGATAATAAAACAAAAGAGATTTTATTGGATGATATAAGTATTGATATTGAAAAAAATACTATTTTAGGAGTTGTAGGAGAGAGTGGAAGTGGAAAATCACTACTTTGTAAGACTATTTTAGGATTAACTTCTAGCAATCTTAATATTAAAGGGAAAATAACACTTAATAATAAAGATATTTTAAACAATAGTAAAATTATAAAAGATAACTTTTGTGTAATATTACAAGAAGCTATAAATGCTTTTAATCCCCTTTATCCCATAAAATATCAAATGTTAGAGAGCATTAAAACAAAACAAAGTAAAAAAGAAAAATTAAAAATATGTATAAAGTATCTTAGAAAAGTTGGTCTAAAAAGATGTAGTAAAATCTTAAAAAGCTATCCCCATGAATTAAGTGGAGGACAACTTCAAAGAGTTATGATAGCAATAGCTTTAACACAAAATAGAAAAATAATTATTGCAGATGAACCTACTTCATCTTTGGATAGTATAAATCAAAAAGAGATTATTAATATATTGAAAAATTTAAAAGATAAAACAATAATAATTGTTTCTCATGATTTAGCTTTGATTTCTCATATTGCAAAAGATATTATTGTTTTAAAAGATTCAAAAGTAGTTGAAAAAGCAGATACTAAAACTATCTTTACAAATACAAAAGATGAATATACTAAATTTTTAATTTCTACACAAGAAAATTTATCTAAAGAGTTCATATCATGCTTAAAATAA
- the nikA gene encoding nickel ABC transporter substrate-binding protein yields MNKILILIVTFFVTFIFIGCQENKKESNELIYASTKDIRDINPHLYRGEMAAQNMVFEPLIINTQNGIKPWLAKSWQIKENGKKYIFKLREDVLFTDGVKLDANVIKSNFDAILRNKVRHSWLELVNVIDSTKVIDKYTFELNLKSPYYPTLTELAMTRPFRFVSPKCFKQNETKNGLSCYNGTGAWILKEHKKNSFALFEQNSKYWNKLPKISSIKWKVIPNHQAILLALQKGEVDLIFGSDGDMINLNAFTALKKENSLKTLLSNPIASRAILINTKREITKDPQVRLALAHAINKEAIIKGILNNSESVANTLFSKTTPYSNIDLKTKEFNPKKSNQLLKDSGWILKDDNFRYKDGKLLELKLYYNANNAQEKVISEYIQSNLKDIGVNLKIIGEEKQSFLDRQKSGNFDLQYALSWGVPYDPQSFISSWRVPAHGDYQAQMGLERKTWLDNTIQDILTQSNEEKRKQLYEEIFTYIHQENVYIPLSYSRTKVVFNPRVKNITFNLSQYEIPFEKMYLEKTK; encoded by the coding sequence ATGAATAAAATATTAATTTTGATAGTTACTTTTTTTGTAACTTTTATATTTATTGGTTGTCAAGAAAATAAAAAAGAGTCAAATGAACTAATTTATGCAAGTACAAAAGATATAAGAGATATAAATCCTCATTTATATAGAGGAGAGATGGCTGCACAAAATATGGTTTTTGAACCATTGATTATTAATACTCAAAATGGAATCAAACCTTGGCTTGCAAAAAGTTGGCAAATAAAAGAAAATGGGAAAAAATATATCTTTAAATTAAGAGAAGATGTTTTATTTACTGATGGTGTTAAACTTGATGCAAATGTTATCAAAAGTAACTTTGATGCGATTTTAAGAAACAAAGTTAGACACTCTTGGTTAGAACTTGTAAATGTTATAGATTCAACAAAAGTAATTGATAAATATACTTTTGAATTAAATCTAAAAAGCCCATATTATCCAACCCTTACTGAATTAGCCATGACTAGACCTTTTCGTTTTGTTTCACCAAAATGTTTTAAACAAAATGAAACAAAAAATGGCCTTTCTTGTTATAATGGTACTGGAGCATGGATATTAAAAGAACATAAAAAAAATAGTTTTGCACTGTTTGAACAAAATAGTAAATATTGGAATAAATTACCTAAAATATCTTCAATAAAATGGAAAGTAATACCTAATCATCAAGCAATATTATTAGCTTTACAAAAAGGTGAAGTTGATTTGATTTTTGGTTCTGATGGAGATATGATAAACTTAAATGCTTTTACTGCTTTGAAAAAAGAGAATAGTTTAAAAACACTACTAAGCAATCCTATTGCTTCAAGAGCTATTCTTATAAATACTAAAAGAGAGATTACAAAAGATCCTCAGGTAAGATTGGCATTGGCTCATGCAATTAATAAAGAAGCCATAATCAAAGGGATTTTGAACAATTCTGAATCAGTTGCAAATACACTTTTTTCAAAAACTACGCCCTATTCAAATATTGATTTGAAAACAAAAGAGTTTAATCCTAAAAAATCAAATCAATTACTTAAAGATTCAGGTTGGATTTTAAAAGATGATAACTTTAGATATAAAGATGGAAAGCTTCTTGAATTAAAACTATATTATAATGCAAATAACGCACAAGAAAAAGTTATAAGTGAATATATACAAAGTAACTTAAAAGATATTGGAGTAAACTTAAAAATTATTGGAGAAGAGAAACAGTCATTTTTAGATAGACAAAAAAGTGGTAATTTTGATTTACAATATGCTTTATCTTGGGGTGTTCCATACGACCCGCAATCATTTATCTCTTCATGGAGAGTACCTGCACATGGAGATTATCAAGCGCAAATGGGATTAGAAAGAAAGACTTGGTTGGATAATACTATTCAAGATATTTTAACACAGTCAAATGAAGAAAAAAGAAAACAGTTATATGAAGAGATATTTACATATATTCATCAAGAAAATGTATATATACCTCTTAGCTATTCAAGAACAAAGGTAGTATTTAATCCAAGGGTTAAAAATATTACATTTAATCTTTCTCAATATGAAATTCCATTTGAAAAGATGTATCTTGAAAAGACAAAATGA
- a CDS encoding DUF808 family protein produces MAGLLGYLSILSDDISALASKTMATATKTLATSLDDVGVLFDDIVTYTKLASVKSSGLVIDDLAAIASFTNETTSDILKKELKDASSVEEFKENIQKLSKQEQEKIIGELEQIRQKAIIQAKRKAAKRELPIVYKIALGSLKNKFIIIPIVLLMSFLAPWLIASTLILGGTYLAYEGVETILEKLGKHQEHKSEKDTLKELSSEKLEEQKIKSAIKTDFILSFEIIVITLSLVEKSDFITKLSVLVIMGLIATIVVYGVVALIIKLDDIGFYLQEKKSAVSKSIGTAFVNSMPKIIKTISIVGTIAMLAVGGGIIAHETHILSFLDSYLKSIAYIGGFLIFLSEILLGAIVGFLVVKLLPFFMKFSKKSKS; encoded by the coding sequence ATGGCTGGACTATTAGGCTATCTATCAATTTTATCAGATGATATTAGTGCACTTGCTAGTAAAACTATGGCTACTGCTACAAAAACACTTGCTACTTCATTAGATGATGTAGGTGTACTTTTTGATGATATAGTAACTTATACAAAACTTGCAAGTGTAAAATCTTCTGGTTTAGTTATTGATGATTTAGCTGCAATTGCAAGCTTTACAAACGAAACTACATCAGATATTTTGAAAAAAGAGCTAAAAGATGCAAGTAGTGTAGAAGAGTTCAAAGAAAATATACAAAAACTATCAAAGCAAGAGCAAGAAAAGATTATTGGTGAATTAGAGCAAATAAGACAAAAAGCAATAATCCAAGCAAAAAGAAAAGCAGCAAAAAGAGAGCTTCCTATTGTTTATAAGATTGCCCTTGGAAGTTTAAAAAATAAATTTATCATTATTCCCATTGTTTTACTTATGAGTTTTTTAGCTCCTTGGCTTATAGCTTCTACTTTAATTTTAGGTGGAACATATTTAGCGTATGAGGGAGTTGAGACTATTTTAGAAAAGCTTGGCAAGCATCAAGAACATAAAAGTGAAAAAGATACTTTAAAAGAGCTTTCAAGTGAAAAACTAGAAGAGCAAAAGATTAAAAGTGCTATAAAGACAGATTTTATTTTATCTTTTGAGATTATTGTAATAACTCTAAGTTTAGTAGAAAAGAGCGATTTTATTACAAAACTATCTGTTTTAGTAATTATGGGATTAATTGCTACTATTGTTGTGTATGGAGTAGTAGCACTTATAATTAAGCTTGATGATATAGGATTTTATCTTCAAGAGAAAAAGAGTGCAGTTTCAAAAAGCATAGGAACTGCTTTTGTAAACTCTATGCCAAAGATAATAAAAACTATTTCTATTGTAGGTACAATAGCTATGTTAGCTGTGGGTGGAGGTATCATAGCTCATGAAACACATATTTTAAGTTTTCTTGATAGTTACTTGAAAAGCATTGCATATATTGGAGGTTTTTTAATATTTTTAAGTGAAATACTACTTGGAGCAATAGTTGGGTTTTTAGTAGTTAAGTTACTACCTTTTTTTATGAAGTTTTCTAAAAAAAGTAAGTCTTAA
- a CDS encoding ABC transporter ATP-binding protein codes for MLKIKNLWKKYKKEFVLKDINLNLQKNSSLALVGESGAGKTTLSRLILGIDTPTKGNIHIDKNSMSVVFQDYRNSVNPLFTIIEILKEPFWLRKTTFSNEKLEDLLKTFNLSKRLLDKYPHELSGGQLQRVCILRAILTKPSFLILDEAFSALDVSTKSQVVTYIKSLKKEQNLTIFLITHDLEVATSLCENIKILFKGEVIESLKTNCLGQAQNQYTKLLIDSIIPLKIKETNE; via the coding sequence ATGCTTAAAATAAAAAACCTATGGAAAAAATATAAAAAAGAGTTTGTTTTAAAAGATATAAATCTAAACCTTCAAAAAAACTCTTCACTAGCATTAGTTGGAGAAAGTGGAGCTGGGAAAACAACTTTAAGTAGATTGATTTTAGGAATAGACACTCCAACAAAAGGTAATATACATATTGATAAAAACAGTATGAGTGTTGTCTTTCAAGATTATAGAAACTCTGTCAATCCACTTTTTACAATAATAGAGATTTTAAAAGAGCCATTTTGGTTAAGAAAGACTACTTTTTCAAATGAAAAATTAGAAGATTTATTAAAAACTTTCAATCTTTCAAAGAGGTTATTAGATAAATATCCCCATGAACTAAGTGGTGGACAACTTCAAAGGGTATGTATATTGCGTGCAATTTTGACAAAGCCATCTTTTCTTATCTTAGATGAGGCATTTAGTGCACTTGATGTATCTACAAAATCACAAGTTGTTACATATATAAAAAGTTTAAAAAAAGAGCAAAACTTAACAATTTTTTTAATAACTCATGATTTAGAAGTAGCAACAAGTTTGTGTGAAAACATAAAAATACTTTTTAAAGGAGAAGTTATTGAGTCATTAAAAACCAACTGTTTAGGGCAGGCACAAAATCAATACACAAAACTTTTGATTGATTCAATAATACCTTTAAAAATAAAGGAAACAAATGAGTAA
- a CDS encoding GNAT family N-acetyltransferase yields MSKELHFKYVNSIFQKQSKDYIIKEYMKHYDNKLSKSRYEKLYKNMDSLINDTKNNAFFIALDTSNSIVASISISIFDNRIKPLQQKYKNRKIAEIGRCYVKKEYRRQGIASKLLNLATLFAINKEYEKMYLHTHYFLPGGFNFWKKMGFCITLDEKDSLQTVHMEKSLQTISKHNHKLAKIIL; encoded by the coding sequence ATGAGTAAAGAACTACATTTTAAATATGTAAACAGCATCTTTCAAAAGCAAAGTAAAGATTATATTATAAAAGAGTATATGAAGCATTATGACAATAAACTATCTAAAAGTAGATATGAAAAACTATATAAAAATATGGATAGTTTGATAAATGATACAAAAAACAATGCTTTTTTTATAGCTTTAGATACATCAAATAGTATTGTTGCCTCAATTAGTATATCTATTTTTGATAATAGAATAAAACCTCTTCAACAAAAATACAAAAACAGAAAAATTGCAGAGATTGGAAGATGTTATGTAAAAAAAGAGTATAGAAGACAAGGTATAGCTTCAAAACTATTAAACTTAGCAACCTTGTTTGCTATAAACAAAGAGTATGAAAAAATGTACTTACATACTCACTATTTTTTACCAGGAGGATTTAACTTTTGGAAAAAGATGGGATTTTGTATCACACTAGATGAAAAAGATAGTTTACAAACAGTGCATATGGAAAAAAGTTTACAAACTATAAGTAAACATAACCATAAATTAGCTAAGATAATCTTATGA